The following proteins are encoded in a genomic region of Aquella oligotrophica:
- a CDS encoding LysR family transcriptional regulator produces the protein MWSYDDLFLFIKVAEIGNFLHTARNLGIGQSTISNRIKKLEGDLGVTLLRRNTKSIELTDFGRKLYDKLKHSEQSIKKLVDDTLEIKEIPSGALRVVLPPAFSQSYIMPRLMEFMAKYPEIKLHLFFENKMQELIKHGIDYAIMSQIPEQQNLKVKFLFESHFILFCTPQYVAKYGAPKDLEGLIQHKVMTAASDFSILQQIPVTNLKSGATTIVTLPDTIASNNSIVTKDIVYSNEIIGGGFLFLVQDELNSGKLLHVLPEYSFAATRYYQIRHPNEDSLKVQIFARFIESCFKLECDNF, from the coding sequence ATGTGGTCATATGATGATTTGTTTCTTTTTATCAAAGTAGCAGAAATTGGCAATTTTTTGCATACCGCCAGAAATCTGGGGATAGGTCAGTCAACAATCAGTAACCGGATTAAAAAACTAGAGGGCGACCTAGGAGTAACGCTTTTACGCCGGAATACCAAATCGATAGAGTTGACTGATTTTGGTCGCAAACTTTATGATAAACTAAAGCATAGCGAGCAATCAATTAAAAAGCTGGTAGATGATACCCTTGAGATTAAAGAAATACCTAGTGGCGCATTAAGGGTTGTTCTTCCGCCTGCATTTTCTCAATCCTACATCATGCCACGATTGATGGAGTTTATGGCAAAATATCCCGAGATTAAACTACATTTGTTTTTTGAAAATAAAATGCAAGAATTAATCAAACATGGGATTGATTATGCAATAATGTCACAAATTCCCGAGCAACAAAATCTTAAAGTAAAGTTTCTTTTTGAGTCGCATTTCATCCTATTTTGTACTCCTCAATATGTAGCTAAATATGGTGCTCCCAAAGACCTTGAGGGTTTGATACAGCATAAGGTTATGACTGCTGCGAGTGATTTTTCGATATTACAGCAAATTCCCGTGACTAATCTAAAGTCAGGGGCTACGACTATTGTAACCTTACCTGATACGATTGCAAGTAACAATAGTATAGTAACTAAAGATATTGTTTATTCGAATGAGATTATTGGTGGAGGATTTCTTTTTCTGGTACAGGATGAGCTTAACTCAGGTAAATTACTACATGTGTTACCAGAGTATAGCTTTGCAGCAACCAGATATTATCAGATTCGTCATCCTAATGAAGATAGTCTTAAAGTTCAAATTTTTGCTAGATTTATTGAAAGCTGCTTTAAA